From a region of the Zingiber officinale cultivar Zhangliang chromosome 4B, Zo_v1.1, whole genome shotgun sequence genome:
- the LOC121978645 gene encoding cytochrome P450 84A1-like → MALVFTELLANFLLPALAVLLFVTASKLRGRNKLPFPPGPPPLPVIGNMLIMDQLTHRGLAKLSERYAAGVGLIHLRLGARRVFVVSTPEMARQVLQVQDAVFANRPATIAIAYLSYDRADMAFANYGPFWRQMRKLCVVKLFSKKRAESWTPVREEVAAAVQAVAEKAVSGAAVNIGELSFKLTMRITYRAAFGTQQSSDAKHQDEFIAIISEFSKLFGEFNVSDFFPWFSWFDPQGFNKRLKVAREALDKFIDKIIDEHMANPKAPDATDGDMVDEMLVFLDEAAGDGGRGAAEKDELMLGNFKLSRDHIKALIMDVMFGGTETVASGIEWAMAELLNSPNDLRRLQEELAAVVGLDRPVRESDLEKLPFLKCVTKETLRLHPPIPLLQHQTVADAEVSGYFLSADSRVLVNVWAIGRNEALWKGASEFRPARFAPGGEAEGLDFKGGFFEYLPFGSGRRSCPGMQLGLLGLELAVAQFVHCFDWTLPAGMKPGEIDMGDVFGLTTPKAVKLVASPRPRLTHALIAGSDRSSAGRDYL, encoded by the exons ATGGCGTTGGTGTTCACGGAATTGTTGGCCAATTTTCTTCTGCCGGCCTTGGCGGTGCTGTTATTCGTCACGGCGTCGAAACTGCGCGGGCGGAACAAACTGCCGTTTCCGCCGGGGCCTCCGCCGCTGCCGGTGATCGGCAACATGCTGATCATGGACCAGCTGACGCACCGCGGCCTGGCGAAGCTGAGCGAGCGCTACGCTGCCGGCGTGGGGCTGATCCACCTGCGCCTGGGGGCCCGGCGGGTGTTCGTGGTGTCAACGCCGGAGATGGCGCGGCAGGTGCTGCAGGTGCAGGACGCTGTTTTCGCCAACCGGCCGGCGACGATCGCCATCGCCTACCTGAGCTACGACCGCGCCGACATGGCCTTCGCAAACTACGGACCGTTCTGGCGCCAGATGAGAAAGCTCTGCGTCGTCAAGCTCTTCAGCAAGAAGCGCGCCGAGTCATGGACTCCG GTGAGGGAGGAGGTGGCTGCTGCGGTTCAGGCCGTTGCAGAGAAGGCCGTTTCCGGCGCCGCCGTAAACATTGGCGAGCTCAGTTTCAAACTCACGATGAGAATCACATACCGGGCGGCGTTCGGGACGCAACAGAGCAGCGATGCCAAGCACCAGGACGAGTTCATAGCCATCATATCGGAGTTCTCCAAGCTCTTCGGCGAGTTCAACGTCTCCGACTTCTTCCCCTGGTTCAGCTGGTTCGATCCGCAAGGCTTCAACAAGCGCCTCAAG GTCGCCAGGGAAGCGCTGGATAAGTTCATCGACAAGATCATCGACGAGCACATGGCCAACCCGAAGGCCCCGGATGCGACTGACGGAGACATGGTGGACGAGATGCTAGTGTTCCTGGACGAGGCCGCCGGTGACGGGGGCAGAGGAGCGGCGGAGAAGGATGAACTGATGTTGGGGAACTTTAAGTTGTCGAGGGACCACATCAAGGCCCTAATCATG GACGTGATGTTTGGGGGAACGGAAACGGTGGCCTCCGGGATCGAGTGGGCGATGGCGGAGCTACTGAACAGCCCCAACGACTTGCGACGCCTGCAGGAAGAGCTCGCCGCCGTGGTCGGCCTAGACCGGCCGGTCCGCGAGAGCGACCTCGAGAAGCTGCCCTTCCTCAAGTGCGTCACCAAGGAGACTCTCCGCCTCCACCCTCCGATCCCGCTTCTTCAGCATCAGACGGTGGCGGACGCGGAGGTGTCGGGGTATTTCCTCTCTGCGGATTCAAGGGTGCTAGTCAACGTCTGGGCCATCGGTCGcaacgaggcgctgtggaagggCGCGTCTGAGTTCCGGCCGGCGCGGTTCGCGCCGGGGGGCGAGGCGGAGGGACTGGACTTCAAGGGAGGCTTCTTCGAGTACCTGCCCTTCGGGTCTGGCCGGCGGTCGTGTCCCGGGATGCAACTGGGACTGCTGGGGCTTGAGCTGGCGGTGGCGCAGTTCGTGCACTGCTTCGACTGGACGCTGCCCGCCGGGATGAAGCCCGGCGAGATCGACATGGGAGACGTCTTCGGGCTGACGACGCCCAAGGCGGTGAAGCTCGTGGCTTCCCCCCGCCCGCGGCTCACCCATGCGCTGATCGCGGGCAGCGACCGATCATCTGCCGGCCGtgattatttataa
- the LOC121976483 gene encoding uncharacterized protein LOC121976483 isoform X2, with protein sequence MFFSIDERFYQVLQTSIVDCNHKLLLSLFGPRVGTRLISYCYRVGGRLILECSKCLCVYARKICAEMQCFLFSVQRTLLGSSLDIGWLQRTNQLPIVEDGTTRFMELLHDVRNGVHCLPNNLVYLLIPGLFSNHGSLYFVNTKRCFSKMGLTCHIAKIHSEASVEKNSWELKQYIEELCWGSGKRVMLLGHSKGGVDAAAALSIYWSDLSDKVAGLALVQSPYGGCPIASDILREGQVAGQEARRIMEFIICKIIKGDMRSLEDLTYEKRKDFISKHTLPLGQIPLISFHTEASIAPGVLATMSHIAHAELPWLLPLPPFLRWFESENFGGKVPVILPASAAMAITALHMKLRYGEPSDGLVARCDAEVPGSVVVRLEKKLDHSWMVYSSLNKDHLEPDASEMCEALLTMLVEIGTTKKMQGDQVENSMI encoded by the exons ATGTTTTTTTCCATTGACGAAAGATTCTACCAAGTTCTTCAAACTTCAATTGTTGATTGCAATCACAA ATTATTATTGTCACTATTTGGTCCCAGAGTAGGAACTAGATTGATCTCATATTGTTACAGAGTAGGAGGTAGATTGATATTAGAATGTTCGAAATGCTTATGCGTGTATGCCAGAAAAATTTGTGCAGAAATGCAGTG CTTTCTATTCAGTGTGCAAAGAACCTTGCTAGGGTCTTCTCTTGATATTGGGTGGTTGCAGAGGACCAATCAATTACCCATAGTGGAGGATGGTACAACACGTTTCATGGAACTGCTTCATGATGTCAG AAATGGTGTGCACTGCCTTCCTAACAATCTGGTTTATTTGTTGATTCCTG GCCTTTTCAGTAACCATGGTTCGTTGTACTTTGTAAATACTAAACGATGTTTTTCCAAGATGGGTCTAACTTGTCATATTGCCAAGATCCATAGTGAG GCTTCCGTGGAGAAAAATTCATGGGAGCTCAAGCAATACATTGAGGAACTGTGCTGGGGATCGGGAAAGCGTGTGATGCTTCTCGGACATAGCAAAGGCGGTGTCGATGCAGCAGCAGCACTTTCGATCTATTGGTCCGACCTCAGTGACAAGGTTGCTGGATTAGCACTTGTTCAGAGCCCTTATGGTGGTTGTCCCATTGCTTCTGATATCCTGCGAGAAGGTCAGGTTGCCGGCCAGGAGGCTCGACGGATCATGGAATTTATCATATGCAAAATAATCAAG GGGGATATGAGATCTTTAGAGGATCTTACTTACGAAAAGAGAAAGGATTTCATCTCAAAGCACACGCTTCCTTTGGGACAAATCCCACTAATTTCATTCCACACGGAAGCTAGCATTGCTCCTGGAGTTCTTGCCACAATGTCTCACATCGCCCATGCTGAGCTCCCATGGCTTCTTCCCCTTCCTCCTTTCCTACGGTGGTTTGAATCTGAAAATTTTGGCGGGAAAGTTCCTGTCATCCTCCCTGCATCTGCCGCAATGGCAATTACTGCATTGCACATGAAGTTACGGTACGGAGAGCCAAGCGATGGACTGGTGGCGAGGTGCGATGCGGAGGTTCCTGGGTCAGTGGTTGTTAGACTAGAGAAGAAGCTCGACCATTCGTGGATGGTTTACTCATCCCTCAATAAGGACCACCTTGAGCCGGATGCTAGTGAGATGTGTGAAGCTCTACTAACCATGCTCGTAGAGATTGGAACGACAAAGAAGATGCAGGGAGACCAAGTGGAGAACTCCATGATCTAA
- the LOC121976483 gene encoding uncharacterized protein LOC121976483 isoform X1 has protein sequence MFFSIDERFYQVLQTSIVDCNHKCVHDIYCSSDEESVSSIALAITYWQEWKNSSLIRRVLLLSLFGPRVGTRLISYCYRVGGRLILECSKCLCVYARKICAEMQCFLFSVQRTLLGSSLDIGWLQRTNQLPIVEDGTTRFMELLHDVRNGVHCLPNNLVYLLIPGLFSNHGSLYFVNTKRCFSKMGLTCHIAKIHSEASVEKNSWELKQYIEELCWGSGKRVMLLGHSKGGVDAAAALSIYWSDLSDKVAGLALVQSPYGGCPIASDILREGQVAGQEARRIMEFIICKIIKGDMRSLEDLTYEKRKDFISKHTLPLGQIPLISFHTEASIAPGVLATMSHIAHAELPWLLPLPPFLRWFESENFGGKVPVILPASAAMAITALHMKLRYGEPSDGLVARCDAEVPGSVVVRLEKKLDHSWMVYSSLNKDHLEPDASEMCEALLTMLVEIGTTKKMQGDQVENSMI, from the exons ATGTTTTTTTCCATTGACGAAAGATTCTACCAAGTTCTTCAAACTTCAATTGTTGATTGCAATCACAAGTGCGTACATGACATTTATTGCTCTTCCGATGAAGAATCAGTTTCATCCATTGCTTTAGCCATAACATATTGGCAGGAATGGAAAAACTCATCCTTGATACGCCGAGT ATTATTATTGTCACTATTTGGTCCCAGAGTAGGAACTAGATTGATCTCATATTGTTACAGAGTAGGAGGTAGATTGATATTAGAATGTTCGAAATGCTTATGCGTGTATGCCAGAAAAATTTGTGCAGAAATGCAGTG CTTTCTATTCAGTGTGCAAAGAACCTTGCTAGGGTCTTCTCTTGATATTGGGTGGTTGCAGAGGACCAATCAATTACCCATAGTGGAGGATGGTACAACACGTTTCATGGAACTGCTTCATGATGTCAG AAATGGTGTGCACTGCCTTCCTAACAATCTGGTTTATTTGTTGATTCCTG GCCTTTTCAGTAACCATGGTTCGTTGTACTTTGTAAATACTAAACGATGTTTTTCCAAGATGGGTCTAACTTGTCATATTGCCAAGATCCATAGTGAG GCTTCCGTGGAGAAAAATTCATGGGAGCTCAAGCAATACATTGAGGAACTGTGCTGGGGATCGGGAAAGCGTGTGATGCTTCTCGGACATAGCAAAGGCGGTGTCGATGCAGCAGCAGCACTTTCGATCTATTGGTCCGACCTCAGTGACAAGGTTGCTGGATTAGCACTTGTTCAGAGCCCTTATGGTGGTTGTCCCATTGCTTCTGATATCCTGCGAGAAGGTCAGGTTGCCGGCCAGGAGGCTCGACGGATCATGGAATTTATCATATGCAAAATAATCAAG GGGGATATGAGATCTTTAGAGGATCTTACTTACGAAAAGAGAAAGGATTTCATCTCAAAGCACACGCTTCCTTTGGGACAAATCCCACTAATTTCATTCCACACGGAAGCTAGCATTGCTCCTGGAGTTCTTGCCACAATGTCTCACATCGCCCATGCTGAGCTCCCATGGCTTCTTCCCCTTCCTCCTTTCCTACGGTGGTTTGAATCTGAAAATTTTGGCGGGAAAGTTCCTGTCATCCTCCCTGCATCTGCCGCAATGGCAATTACTGCATTGCACATGAAGTTACGGTACGGAGAGCCAAGCGATGGACTGGTGGCGAGGTGCGATGCGGAGGTTCCTGGGTCAGTGGTTGTTAGACTAGAGAAGAAGCTCGACCATTCGTGGATGGTTTACTCATCCCTCAATAAGGACCACCTTGAGCCGGATGCTAGTGAGATGTGTGAAGCTCTACTAACCATGCTCGTAGAGATTGGAACGACAAAGAAGATGCAGGGAGACCAAGTGGAGAACTCCATGATCTAA